From one Nematostella vectensis chromosome 7, jaNemVect1.1, whole genome shotgun sequence genomic stretch:
- the LOC5508020 gene encoding lactadherin → MRIADCIILAIFCVAKVPKALSSVPPCRMLRRNDCIPNMSLNTSERIVAKEVPTQREDSCMTECYHEALCMSYNEGPVSDDGLTLPCELNAVDHVVEDKLVPRAGYRYCSFMNPCISNPCQEGYNCKPDFNKDDTYSCIKGCGFTAVGLHDSHIIPDSSFTASSFSNDKRLAHFARLNGQHYWVPSSASNAHGAWLQVDLLSKYTICAVATQGGTDPTYDTWITQYKLSLSTDGAGWEIYQENGADKVFPGNKDKPTVVKNFLSNKPSAQYVRFLPIAWADYAGGRVEVYGTR, encoded by the exons CACTGTCATCAGTGCCACCATGCCGAATGCTGCGCAGAAATGATTGCATCCCAAACATGTCGCTGAACACCAGCGAAAGAATTGTCGCTAAGGAAGTCCCCACTCAAAGGGAGGATTCCTGCATGACGGAATGTTACCACGAGGCTCTGTGTATGTCATACAACGAAGGCCCGGTATCAGATGACGGACTGACATTACCATGCGAGCTGAACGCTGTTGATCACGTGGTTGAAGACAAGTTGGTTCCCAGAGCTGGCTACAGATACTGCAGCTTTATG AACCCGTGTATATCCAACCCATGCCAAGAGGGCTATAACTGTAAGCCTGACTTCAACAAAGACGACACATACTCGTGCATTAAAG gTTGCGGCTTCACGGCGGTCGGACTCCATGATAGTCACATCATCCCGGACTCCAGTTTCACGGCGTCGTCTTTTTCCAACGATAAGCGGCTCGCCCACTTTGCTCGCTTGAATGGTCAACATTACTGGGTACCCTCTAGTGCGTCGAATGCTCACGGCGCATGGCTCCAAGTAGATTTGCTGTCGAAGTACACGATCTGTGCGGTGGCAACACAAGGGGGGACTGATCCGACCTATGATACTTGGATCACACAATACAAGCTGTCTCTCTCAACAGATGGGGCTGGCTGGGAAATCTACCAGGAAAATGGCGCAGACAAG GTTTTTCCTGGAAACAAAGACAAGCCCACCGTGGTAAAGAACTTTCTATCAAACAAGCCAAGTGCTCAATATGTGAGGTTCTTGCCAATTGCTTGGGCCGACTACGCTGGAGGCCGTGTTGAAGTTTACGGAACCCGTTAG